One Acutalibacter muris DNA window includes the following coding sequences:
- a CDS encoding D-2-hydroxyacid dehydrogenase codes for MKTVILDGYAENPGDLSWQGFQELVGEGNLTVYDYTPAEEILARVEEAEIVLTNKTPLTGETIARCTKLKYIGVLATGYNVVEVKAAKAHSVAVTNIPTYGTSAVAQYTMALLLELCHHVGAHSDSVHRGDWTKSRDFCYWNYPLMELGGKTMGLIGYGRIGQAVGRLAKAFGMELLAYTEPAPKEPEPGVKFVDLEELLGRADVVSMHCPLFPENTRMINARRLAMMKRGAFLLNTARGPLIDEEAVAEALKSGTLGGAALDVVSVEPIKADNPLLGAPNCLITPHIAWAAKESRARLMDIAVENLRGFLNGKPVNVVNP; via the coding sequence ATGAAGACAGTTATTTTGGACGGCTACGCGGAGAACCCCGGCGACCTCAGCTGGCAGGGCTTTCAGGAGCTGGTGGGAGAGGGAAACCTTACAGTGTACGACTATACCCCGGCAGAGGAGATACTGGCTCGGGTGGAGGAGGCGGAGATAGTCCTGACCAACAAGACGCCCCTGACCGGGGAGACCATCGCCCGGTGCACGAAGCTTAAATATATAGGCGTGCTGGCTACCGGCTATAACGTGGTGGAGGTGAAGGCCGCAAAGGCTCATTCGGTGGCCGTTACCAATATCCCTACCTACGGCACCTCCGCGGTGGCCCAGTACACCATGGCGCTGCTTCTGGAGCTGTGCCATCATGTGGGCGCCCACAGCGACAGCGTGCACAGGGGAGACTGGACAAAAAGCCGGGACTTCTGCTACTGGAACTACCCGCTGATGGAGCTCGGAGGGAAGACCATGGGCCTTATCGGCTATGGACGCATAGGGCAGGCCGTGGGCAGGCTTGCGAAGGCCTTTGGGATGGAACTTTTGGCGTACACGGAGCCCGCGCCCAAAGAGCCGGAGCCCGGCGTCAAATTTGTGGATCTAGAGGAGCTTCTAGGCCGGGCCGACGTGGTGTCTATGCATTGCCCGCTTTTCCCGGAGAATACCCGCATGATAAACGCCCGGCGGCTGGCGATGATGAAGCGCGGCGCATTTCTGCTGAACACTGCCCGCGGCCCGCTGATAGACGAGGAGGCTGTGGCAGAGGCGTTAAAGAGCGGCACACTTGGCGGCGCGGCGTTGGATGTGGTGAGTGTGGAGCCCATAAAAGCGGACAACCCGCTGCTGGGCGCGCCCAACTGCCTTATCACCCCCCATATCGCCTGGGCCGCCAAGGAGTCCAGGGCAAGGCTGATGGATATTGCTGTGGAGAACCTTCGGGGGTTCTTAAACGGCAAGCCGGTAAACGTTGTGAACCCATAA
- a CDS encoding 2-hydroxyacid dehydrogenase: protein MKIVLVEPLGISSELLEKYAGEIRGLGHEFVSYAARPADTAELCARVEGADAVMVANLPFPKEAVGASGNLKYIDIAFTGVDHVDIAACKERGISVSNASGYSDVAVAELAFGLMLGLSRNIVPCNQVVRRAGTKDGLVGTELFGKTLGVVGTGKIGATVIRIALAFGMKVIAHSRTVKPELETLGVRFTSLPELMEESDIVTLHVPQNTSTSGMISRELIGRMKPGAILINTARGPIVDSNALAEALESGRLRGAGIDVFEAEPPIPEDHPLVKAPNALLTPHVAFATVEALERRAEIVFGNLKAWLAGTVQNSVC, encoded by the coding sequence ATGAAAATTGTATTGGTAGAGCCCCTGGGCATAAGCTCTGAGCTGTTGGAAAAATATGCCGGAGAGATACGCGGCTTGGGCCATGAGTTCGTATCATATGCCGCGCGGCCTGCGGACACAGCGGAGCTCTGCGCCAGGGTCGAAGGGGCCGACGCGGTGATGGTGGCGAACCTGCCTTTCCCCAAAGAGGCGGTCGGGGCCAGCGGAAACTTAAAGTATATTGACATAGCCTTCACAGGCGTGGACCATGTTGATATCGCCGCCTGTAAGGAGCGGGGCATCTCTGTATCCAACGCCTCGGGCTATTCGGACGTGGCGGTGGCCGAGCTGGCCTTTGGGCTGATGTTGGGGCTGTCGAGGAATATTGTGCCCTGCAACCAAGTGGTGCGCAGAGCCGGAACCAAGGACGGTCTTGTGGGAACGGAGCTTTTCGGCAAGACCCTGGGCGTGGTGGGAACCGGCAAAATAGGCGCAACGGTTATCCGTATCGCCTTGGCCTTCGGCATGAAGGTAATAGCCCACAGCCGCACGGTAAAGCCGGAGCTGGAGACCCTGGGGGTGAGGTTTACATCCTTGCCGGAGTTGATGGAGGAGAGCGATATCGTCACCCTGCATGTGCCACAGAACACCTCCACAAGCGGCATGATAAGCCGGGAGCTTATCGGCCGTATGAAGCCGGGGGCAATACTCATAAACACCGCGAGGGGGCCGATAGTTGACAGCAATGCCCTTGCCGAGGCCCTGGAAAGCGGCAGGCTGAGGGGCGCCGGCATAGACGTGTTCGAGGCCGAACCGCCTATACCCGAGGACCACCCCCTGGTCAAAGCGCCCAACGCCCTGCTGACGCCCCATGTGGCCTTCGCCACGGTAGAGGCTCTGGAGCGCCGGGCAGAGATCGTATTCGGCAACCTGAAGGCCTGGCTGGCCGGCACTGTCCAAAACTCAGTATGTTGA